A single region of the Polymorphum gilvum SL003B-26A1 genome encodes:
- a CDS encoding GNAT family N-acetyltransferase has product MTGAGFETLVVDPKDCVGDQSDWRRLAATALESNPFFGPDFLSPFLTHVGPSSVRLCVVRETAGGPWLIAAPVGRRRAGLVVPTATVWASEYGPLGAPLVAPGAPPQAVAAFLDLAAGAGGTPLVTIPYLPTEGAAARALATVADWHPVFDDPQERAAHDAGEQGQRQLLEAMTAKRRKELSRLSRRLADRGATRLVSHRGEAAADVFERFLVLEHAGWKGAHATSLLSDPATAAFARQMIAARAQAGSLRIDALMLDDRPLAMLVMLLEGARAFSWKIAYDEAFARFSPGQRVALFALETNLREPGLAGGDSLAVPGHPMISPLWRGRMVYATGLFARSPAGRLIRLAARLDLHAERQARRLARRLLRRG; this is encoded by the coding sequence GTGACCGGCGCGGGTTTCGAGACCCTGGTCGTCGACCCGAAGGACTGCGTCGGCGATCAGTCGGACTGGCGCCGGCTCGCCGCCACAGCGCTCGAATCCAACCCGTTCTTCGGCCCCGATTTTCTCAGCCCCTTCCTGACCCATGTCGGCCCGTCTTCGGTCCGCCTGTGCGTCGTGCGCGAGACCGCCGGCGGGCCCTGGCTCATCGCTGCGCCGGTCGGCCGGCGCCGGGCCGGGCTGGTCGTCCCGACCGCGACCGTGTGGGCGAGCGAATACGGCCCGCTCGGCGCGCCGCTCGTCGCGCCTGGCGCGCCGCCGCAGGCGGTTGCCGCCTTCCTCGACCTTGCCGCCGGCGCCGGCGGCACGCCACTGGTCACCATCCCCTACCTGCCGACCGAAGGGGCGGCGGCACGGGCTCTGGCCACGGTCGCCGACTGGCATCCGGTCTTCGACGATCCGCAGGAACGTGCCGCCCACGACGCCGGCGAGCAGGGCCAGAGGCAACTGCTGGAAGCGATGACGGCCAAGCGGCGCAAGGAACTGTCGCGCCTGTCGCGGCGGCTGGCCGACAGGGGCGCGACCCGTCTCGTCAGCCACCGGGGCGAGGCCGCGGCCGACGTCTTCGAGCGCTTCTTGGTCCTGGAGCACGCCGGCTGGAAGGGCGCGCACGCGACCTCTTTGCTGAGCGACCCGGCAACGGCGGCCTTCGCCCGACAGATGATCGCCGCACGGGCGCAGGCGGGCAGCCTTCGCATCGATGCGCTGATGCTCGACGATCGACCGCTGGCCATGCTGGTCATGCTGCTGGAGGGCGCGCGCGCCTTTTCCTGGAAGATCGCCTACGACGAGGCCTTCGCCCGCTTCTCCCCTGGCCAGCGGGTCGCGCTGTTCGCCCTGGAGACGAACCTGCGCGAGCCGGGGCTGGCCGGCGGCGATTCGCTTGCCGTGCCGGGTCACCCGATGATCTCGCCGCTGTGGCGCGGCCGGATGGTCTATGCCACCGGCCTGTTCGCCCGCTCGCCGGCCGGGCGGCTGATCCGCCTTGCGGCCCGGCTCGACCTGCATGCTGAGCGGCAGGCCCGCCGCCTCGCCCGCCGGCTGCTTCGGCGGGGATAG
- a CDS encoding AMP-binding protein: MLEQAADYETLRAGFRWAIPERYNIAAAVCDDWAARAPERAAIVHVQTDDSVRTWSYLELARASSRFANALAARGIGRGDRVALLLPQAPETAIAHLAIYRLGAIAVPLAALFGVEALTYRLTDSGARAIVTNAAGLEKLAGLRGRLPDLRLVVSIDGAGAGAEGFETLLGRASDRFETVATTPDDPALMIYTSGTTGQPKGVLHGHRVLLGHMPGIEMSQDFLGQAGDILWTPADWAWAGGLLNALFPALLLGVPVIAHAVHKFDPEHAFRLIARQGVRNAFIPPTALKMLRQVDRPAARFDLKLRSIGSAGEALGREAYDWVRSELGLVVNEFYGQTECNAVLGSCAALGVSRAGAIGKPIPGHEVAVIDEAGAVLPPETLGQIAVRRPDPVMFLEYWNRPEATAEKFVGDWMTTGDQGMTDADGYVRFVGRDDDVITSASYRIGPGEIEDCLLTHPAVALSAAVGKPDPLRTEIVKAYIVLNKGYTPGPALEEEIRDYVRTRLSAHEYPREIAFIDDLPMTTTGKVVRRELRERARDETDRGG; this comes from the coding sequence ATGCTCGAGCAGGCTGCGGATTACGAGACCCTGCGCGCCGGCTTCCGCTGGGCGATCCCCGAGCGCTACAACATCGCCGCCGCCGTGTGCGACGATTGGGCGGCGCGCGCGCCCGAGCGGGCGGCGATCGTCCACGTCCAGACCGACGACTCGGTGCGCACCTGGAGCTACCTTGAGCTTGCGCGCGCCTCCAGCCGCTTCGCCAATGCGCTGGCCGCACGCGGCATCGGCCGCGGCGACCGCGTCGCCCTGCTCCTGCCGCAGGCGCCGGAGACGGCGATCGCGCATCTGGCGATCTACAGGCTCGGCGCCATCGCCGTACCGCTCGCCGCCCTGTTCGGCGTCGAGGCGCTGACCTACCGGCTGACCGATTCCGGCGCGCGGGCGATCGTCACCAACGCCGCCGGGCTGGAAAAGCTCGCCGGCCTGCGCGGCCGTCTGCCGGATCTGCGGCTGGTCGTGTCGATCGACGGCGCTGGGGCGGGAGCGGAGGGATTCGAGACACTCTTGGGACGGGCGTCGGACAGGTTCGAGACAGTCGCGACGACGCCGGACGATCCGGCCCTGATGATCTACACCTCGGGCACCACCGGCCAGCCGAAGGGCGTCCTGCACGGCCATCGGGTGCTCCTGGGCCACATGCCGGGCATCGAGATGTCGCAGGACTTCCTGGGACAGGCTGGGGATATCCTGTGGACGCCGGCGGACTGGGCCTGGGCGGGGGGCCTGCTCAACGCGCTGTTTCCCGCCCTCCTCCTCGGCGTGCCGGTGATCGCCCACGCGGTGCACAAGTTCGATCCGGAGCACGCCTTCCGCCTGATCGCGCGCCAGGGCGTGCGCAACGCCTTCATCCCGCCGACGGCACTAAAGATGCTGCGCCAGGTCGACCGTCCCGCGGCGCGTTTCGACCTCAAGCTGCGCAGCATCGGCTCGGCCGGCGAGGCGCTGGGGCGCGAGGCCTATGACTGGGTGCGGTCGGAATTGGGCCTTGTCGTCAACGAGTTCTACGGCCAGACGGAATGCAACGCAGTGCTCGGCTCGTGCGCGGCCCTCGGCGTCTCGCGCGCCGGCGCGATCGGCAAGCCGATCCCCGGCCACGAGGTCGCAGTGATCGACGAAGCCGGCGCCGTGCTGCCGCCGGAAACACTCGGCCAGATCGCGGTGCGCCGGCCCGACCCGGTGATGTTCCTGGAATACTGGAACAGGCCGGAGGCGACGGCAGAGAAATTCGTCGGCGACTGGATGACCACCGGTGACCAGGGCATGACCGACGCCGACGGCTACGTGCGCTTCGTCGGCCGCGACGACGACGTCATCACCTCGGCGAGCTATCGTATCGGCCCGGGCGAGATTGAGGACTGCCTGCTGACCCATCCCGCCGTCGCGCTGTCGGCCGCCGTCGGCAAGCCCGACCCGCTCAGGACCGAGATCGTCAAGGCCTATATCGTGCTCAACAAGGGCTATACCCCCGGGCCGGCGCTGGAGGAAGAGATCCGCGACTACGTGCGCACGCGCCTGTCGGCGCACGAATACCCCCGCGAGATCGCCTTCATCGACGACCTGCCGATGACCACCACGGGCAAGGTCGTCCGCCGGGAGCTGCGCGAGCGGGCGCGCGACGAGACCGATCGCGGCGGCTGA
- a CDS encoding lipopolysaccharide biosynthesis protein, translating into MRQTPTASTGRLDGADALAPAGSLRTRLAGLLRRGVGGGARRMALSTFAIRIVGAGLAYLSQILMARWMGAHDYGVFSVVWTLVMILGLFACLGFSASPNRFVPEYAGDPALLRGYLHSSRLIAVGAASLLALLGFAGIWLLRPVIDPVYVVPAYLAMLALPVFTLVGVQDGIARSYDWPALAMLPTYIWRPLTLLALLSAAMLLGYQIGATAAAAAAVAATWAVGLYQLLKLNGNLRGRVPPGPRRFQIQHWLAISLPMLLVEGFLQLITSADVIMVSFWRPPDEVGVYFAASKTLALVHFVYFAVRAASAHRFSSLYRDGDPAALDAYVRMATRWTFWPSLAGGVLLLALGPFLLRLFGAGFEAGYPLIAVLLVGVLARASVGPADALLSMSGHQKSCAGIYAGVFGLNVVLNVALIPMFGLIGAALATAAAIFFEAVALSLASRRKLGVTPFILASAPVGGAPGHGAPGR; encoded by the coding sequence TTGCGCCAGACGCCGACAGCTTCGACCGGCCGCCTCGACGGCGCCGACGCGCTCGCACCCGCGGGATCGCTCCGGACGCGTCTCGCCGGGCTGCTGCGGCGCGGAGTCGGTGGCGGCGCCCGGCGCATGGCGCTGTCGACCTTCGCCATTCGCATTGTCGGCGCCGGGCTCGCCTATCTGTCGCAGATCCTGATGGCGCGCTGGATGGGCGCCCACGACTACGGCGTTTTCTCCGTGGTCTGGACCCTGGTGATGATCCTCGGTCTGTTCGCCTGCCTCGGCTTTTCCGCCTCGCCCAACCGCTTCGTGCCCGAATACGCCGGCGATCCCGCCTTGCTGCGCGGCTATCTTCATTCCAGCCGGCTGATCGCCGTCGGCGCGGCGAGCCTGCTTGCTCTCCTCGGCTTTGCCGGCATCTGGCTGCTGCGACCGGTGATCGATCCCGTCTATGTCGTGCCGGCCTATCTCGCCATGCTGGCGCTGCCGGTGTTCACCCTGGTCGGCGTCCAGGACGGCATTGCGCGCAGCTACGACTGGCCGGCGCTGGCCATGCTGCCGACCTACATCTGGCGACCGCTGACCCTCCTCGCCCTGCTGTCGGCGGCGATGCTGCTCGGCTACCAGATCGGTGCGACCGCCGCCGCGGCTGCCGCCGTGGCGGCGACCTGGGCGGTCGGCCTCTACCAGCTGCTCAAGCTTAACGGCAACCTGCGCGGCCGGGTGCCGCCCGGTCCGCGCCGCTTCCAGATCCAGCACTGGCTGGCGATCTCGCTGCCGATGCTGCTGGTCGAGGGCTTCCTGCAACTGATCACCAGCGCCGACGTGATCATGGTCAGCTTCTGGCGCCCGCCGGACGAGGTCGGCGTCTATTTCGCCGCCTCCAAGACCCTGGCGCTGGTGCATTTCGTCTATTTCGCCGTGCGCGCGGCTTCCGCGCACCGCTTCTCCAGCCTGTACCGGGACGGCGACCCGGCGGCGCTCGACGCCTATGTGCGCATGGCGACGCGCTGGACGTTCTGGCCGTCGCTGGCCGGCGGCGTGCTCCTGCTGGCGCTCGGACCATTCCTGCTGCGCCTGTTCGGCGCCGGTTTCGAGGCCGGCTATCCGCTGATCGCCGTGCTGCTGGTCGGCGTGCTCGCCCGCGCCTCGGTCGGTCCTGCTGACGCGCTGCTGTCGATGTCCGGCCATCAGAAGAGCTGCGCCGGCATCTATGCCGGCGTGTTCGGCCTCAACGTCGTGCTGAACGTCGCCCTGATTCCGATGTTCGGGCTGATCGGCGCGGCGCTGGCGACCGCCGCCGCGATTTTCTTCGAGGCCGTCGCGCTGAGCCTGGCGTCGCGCCGCAAGCTCGGCGTCACGCCGTTCATCCTGGCGTCGGCGCCCGTTGGCGGAGCGCCGGGTCACGGGGCGCCGGGCCGGTGA
- a CDS encoding YchJ family protein yields MTPCPCGSGRDIELCCGPFLAGAARPETAEALMRSRYTAYVVGDIAYLKDTLWPKFQPAFDGLGTARWAAENRWTSLTVLAADRGEPGDREGTVLFEARYLSGAALHSHRELSLFRKKGGRWYYVEALDERRGPGLI; encoded by the coding sequence ATGACCCCCTGTCCCTGCGGCTCCGGCCGCGACATCGAACTGTGCTGCGGGCCGTTCCTGGCCGGCGCGGCGCGCCCGGAAACGGCCGAGGCGCTGATGCGCTCGCGCTACACTGCCTATGTGGTCGGCGACATCGCCTATCTGAAAGACACCCTGTGGCCGAAGTTCCAGCCGGCCTTCGACGGGCTTGGCACCGCCCGCTGGGCGGCGGAGAACCGCTGGACCAGCCTGACCGTGCTCGCCGCCGACCGGGGCGAACCGGGCGACCGCGAAGGCACCGTGCTGTTCGAGGCGCGCTACCTGTCGGGTGCCGCCCTGCACAGCCACCGCGAACTCAGCCTGTTCCGCAAGAAGGGCGGGCGCTGGTATTACGTCGAGGCCCTCGACGAACGCCGGGGCCCTGGCTTGATCTAG
- the glyA gene encoding serine hydroxymethyltransferase, translating to MPTLAVRPWVPAACEARVQTLAATASAPSDAVAARIGQLIEENRRIHERTCFNLNPASNVMNPKAEAALAAGLSSRASLGYPGDKYETGLEAIEEIEVLAAELGAEIFGARHAEIRVPSGALANLYAFMATCSPGDTIIAPPAAVGGHVTHHAAGCAGLYGLKTVEAPVDADGYTVDLDGLRTLARQVRPRLITIGGSLNLFEHPVREIRAIADEVGARLLFDAAHQCGLIAGGVWANPLRAGADLMTMSTYKSLGGPAGGLIVTDDATLAERLDAIAYPGMTANFDAGKTAALALTLLDWRDHGAAYARAMQATARAFAQTLDAVGVPVFAKARGFTASHQFAIEAARYGGGQTAARAIARAGFLACGIGLPIAPVKGDLNGLRIGTPELVRWGVGEREVPEIAVLVAEALASGTPERLAPTVAALRARYDRVHFVNG from the coding sequence ATGCCCACCCTTGCCGTCCGCCCCTGGGTTCCTGCCGCCTGCGAGGCGCGCGTCCAGACGCTCGCCGCCACCGCGTCCGCGCCGTCGGATGCCGTCGCCGCCCGGATCGGGCAGCTGATCGAGGAAAACCGGCGCATCCACGAGCGGACCTGCTTCAACCTCAACCCGGCCTCCAACGTCATGAACCCGAAGGCGGAGGCGGCCCTTGCCGCCGGCCTGTCGTCGCGCGCCTCGCTCGGCTATCCGGGCGACAAGTACGAGACCGGGCTGGAGGCGATCGAGGAAATCGAGGTGCTGGCGGCGGAACTCGGCGCCGAGATCTTCGGCGCCCGCCACGCCGAGATCCGCGTCCCGTCGGGCGCGCTCGCCAACCTCTACGCCTTCATGGCCACCTGCTCGCCGGGCGACACGATCATCGCGCCGCCGGCGGCCGTCGGCGGCCACGTCACTCATCATGCCGCCGGCTGCGCCGGGCTCTACGGGCTGAAGACGGTCGAGGCGCCGGTCGACGCCGACGGCTACACCGTCGATCTCGACGGCCTGCGCACGCTGGCGCGGCAGGTGCGGCCGCGGCTGATCACCATCGGCGGCAGCCTGAACCTGTTCGAGCATCCGGTGCGCGAGATCCGCGCCATCGCCGACGAGGTCGGCGCCAGGCTGCTGTTCGATGCCGCGCACCAGTGCGGCCTGATCGCCGGCGGTGTGTGGGCCAACCCGCTGCGGGCCGGCGCGGACCTGATGACCATGAGCACCTACAAGAGCCTCGGCGGGCCGGCGGGGGGGCTGATCGTCACCGACGACGCGACGCTGGCGGAGCGGCTCGACGCCATTGCCTATCCCGGCATGACGGCCAATTTCGACGCCGGCAAGACGGCAGCCCTGGCCCTGACCCTGCTCGACTGGCGCGACCACGGCGCCGCCTATGCGAGGGCCATGCAGGCAACCGCCAGGGCCTTCGCGCAGACGCTCGATGCCGTCGGCGTGCCGGTATTCGCGAAGGCGCGCGGCTTCACCGCCTCGCACCAGTTCGCGATCGAGGCGGCGCGCTACGGCGGCGGCCAGACGGCGGCGCGGGCGATCGCCAGGGCCGGCTTCCTCGCCTGCGGCATCGGCCTGCCGATCGCGCCGGTCAAGGGCGACCTCAACGGCCTGCGGATCGGCACGCCGGAACTGGTGCGCTGGGGTGTGGGCGAACGGGAGGTGCCGGAGATCGCCGTCCTGGTCGCCGAGGCGCTGGCCAGCGGCACGCCGGAACGGCTGGCGCCGACGGTCGCGGCGCTCAGGGCGCGGTACGACCGGGTGCACTTTGTCAACGGCTGA
- a CDS encoding cation:proton antiporter, with the protein MDAALILMALGVLLLAGMAADEIGHRTRLPRVTLLILCGVAAGPSGVDLLPDAFHRIYDLLSVVALSMVAFLLGGKLSTISLHNSGRTILIVSLVAVGATGVFVAAGLWLVGVPLSLAIVLGALATATDPAATQDVVRQTGARGPFTGILLGIVALDDAWGLIAFALFLIGAQVAVGADTNGVVGQALWEIAGAVALGIAIGVPAAYLTGRLRPGDPTQSEALGVVFLTAGLALWLEVSFLLAGIVTGAVVVNFARHHARPFHEVEHIEWPFMILFFVLAGAKLQFDSLVALGIAGAAFVALRLVARIASGWLGGRLAGMPAAQRRWIGFALVPQAGVALGMALIAGEALPALRDTILTIAIGSTVVFELAGPLLTQLALTRVGEIRIDKVPADRSNPEAD; encoded by the coding sequence ATGGACGCTGCCCTGATTCTGATGGCGCTCGGCGTGCTGTTGCTCGCCGGCATGGCCGCCGACGAGATCGGCCACCGCACCCGCCTGCCGCGGGTGACCCTGCTGATCCTGTGCGGCGTGGCTGCCGGTCCGTCGGGTGTCGACCTCCTGCCGGATGCCTTTCACCGCATTTACGATCTCCTGTCGGTCGTGGCCCTGAGCATGGTCGCCTTCCTGCTCGGCGGCAAGCTGTCGACGATCTCGCTGCACAACAGCGGTCGCACCATCCTGATCGTGTCGCTGGTCGCCGTCGGGGCGACGGGTGTCTTCGTCGCCGCAGGCCTGTGGCTCGTCGGCGTGCCGCTTTCACTGGCAATCGTGCTCGGCGCCCTGGCAACCGCGACCGACCCGGCCGCGACCCAGGACGTTGTCCGCCAGACCGGCGCCCGGGGGCCGTTCACAGGAATCTTGCTCGGCATCGTCGCTCTCGACGATGCCTGGGGCCTGATCGCCTTCGCCCTGTTCCTGATCGGCGCACAAGTCGCGGTCGGCGCCGACACCAACGGCGTCGTCGGCCAGGCGCTGTGGGAGATCGCAGGCGCCGTCGCGCTCGGCATCGCGATCGGCGTGCCGGCGGCCTATCTGACCGGGCGGCTCAGGCCCGGCGATCCGACCCAGTCCGAAGCCCTCGGCGTGGTTTTTCTGACCGCCGGGCTGGCGCTGTGGCTGGAGGTGTCGTTCCTGCTCGCCGGCATCGTGACCGGTGCTGTGGTCGTCAATTTCGCCCGCCACCATGCGCGGCCGTTCCACGAGGTGGAGCACATCGAGTGGCCGTTCATGATCCTGTTCTTCGTTCTCGCCGGCGCCAAGCTGCAGTTCGACAGCCTCGTTGCGCTCGGCATCGCCGGCGCCGCCTTCGTCGCCCTGCGCCTGGTCGCGCGCATTGCCAGCGGCTGGCTTGGCGGCCGGCTGGCCGGCATGCCGGCGGCGCAGCGACGCTGGATCGGCTTCGCGCTGGTGCCGCAGGCCGGCGTCGCTCTTGGCATGGCCCTGATCGCCGGCGAGGCCTTGCCGGCGCTGCGCGACACGATTCTGACCATCGCCATCGGCTCGACCGTGGTGTTCGAGCTCGCCGGCCCGCTGCTGACCCAGCTCGCCCTGACGCGGGTCGGTGAAATCCGCATCGACAAGGTGCCGGCGGACCGGAGCAACCCGGAGGCGGACTGA
- the ftsY gene encoding signal recognition particle-docking protein FtsY, with amino-acid sequence MSEKKRGFLGRLFGSRPDDADRAESPVAVGGDEAAAGEVPALDTADIPTSGSAPDVLAFDAAPDLVEPLGSPDLPEATPPADLGPQEDVAPPELDPVPEPEPEAVSAPDPAAAPRLSWFGRLKQGLSRSSSALTEGISSIFTKRRLDAAMLDELEDVLIQADLGVDTATAITERLSVGRFDKEISAEEVRAVLAEEVEKVLAPVARPLDLDGEHRPHVVLMVGVNGTGKTTTIGKLSSKLAAEGRTVMLAAGDTFRAAAVEQLKIWGSRTGAEVVARDTGADAAGLAFDALQAARDKGVDVLLVDTAGRLQNKAELMAELEKVIRVLRKIDPAAPHTVLLTLDATTGQNALSQVEIFGRTAGVTGLVMTKLDGTARGGILVAIAAKYGLPVHFIGVGEGVDDLEPFSAKDYARAIAGLA; translated from the coding sequence ATGAGCGAGAAGAAGCGCGGCTTTCTCGGGCGGCTGTTCGGTTCCAGGCCGGACGACGCGGATAGGGCCGAATCGCCGGTCGCGGTCGGCGGCGACGAGGCGGCGGCCGGCGAGGTCCCGGCGCTCGACACCGCCGACATCCCGACCTCCGGTTCGGCGCCCGACGTGCTGGCCTTTGACGCCGCGCCCGACCTGGTCGAGCCGCTCGGGAGCCCCGACCTGCCGGAGGCGACGCCGCCGGCCGACCTCGGGCCGCAGGAGGACGTCGCGCCGCCAGAACTCGACCCTGTTCCCGAACCGGAGCCTGAAGCGGTGTCGGCGCCGGACCCTGCGGCGGCGCCCAGGCTGTCCTGGTTCGGCCGGCTGAAGCAGGGCCTGTCGCGCTCGTCCTCGGCACTGACCGAGGGCATCTCGTCGATCTTCACCAAGCGCCGCCTCGACGCCGCCATGCTCGACGAGCTGGAGGACGTGCTGATCCAGGCCGACCTCGGCGTCGACACGGCGACGGCGATCACCGAGCGCCTGTCCGTCGGCCGCTTCGACAAGGAGATCTCGGCCGAGGAGGTGCGCGCGGTGCTGGCCGAGGAGGTCGAGAAGGTACTCGCGCCGGTCGCCCGGCCGCTCGACCTCGACGGCGAGCACAGGCCGCACGTGGTGCTGATGGTCGGCGTCAACGGCACCGGCAAGACCACCACCATCGGCAAGCTGTCGTCCAAGCTCGCGGCGGAAGGCCGGACGGTCATGCTGGCGGCCGGTGATACGTTCCGCGCCGCCGCGGTCGAGCAGCTGAAGATCTGGGGCAGCCGCACCGGCGCGGAGGTGGTCGCGCGCGACACCGGTGCCGATGCCGCCGGGCTCGCCTTCGATGCGCTGCAGGCGGCCAGGGACAAGGGCGTCGACGTGCTGCTGGTCGACACCGCCGGCCGGCTGCAGAACAAGGCCGAGCTGATGGCCGAACTCGAAAAGGTCATCCGCGTCCTGCGCAAGATCGATCCCGCGGCGCCGCACACGGTGCTCCTGACGCTCGACGCGACGACGGGGCAGAACGCGCTCAGCCAGGTCGAGATCTTCGGCCGCACCGCCGGCGTCACCGGCCTGGTCATGACCAAGCTCGACGGCACCGCCCGCGGCGGCATCCTGGTGGCGATCGCGGCGAAATACGGCCTGCCGGTGCATTTCATCGGCGTCGGCGAGGGCGTCGACGACCTCGAGCCGTTCTCGGCGAAGGATTATGCCCGGGCGATCGCCGGCCTGGCGTGA
- a CDS encoding endonuclease/exonuclease/phosphatase family protein: MRLATFNLESFGEDDFDAEALQPRLDALRPTLLALKADVLCLQEVNAQRLERKGTRVFAALDALVAGTPYEDFFRATSLRPDGTAPADKHNLAVLSRFPVVSSRTIREDHVEPPLWRPRSADPLPAGPEPVGFDRPLLHAALDVGLPRPLHVFCVHLRAPIAAPVAGGKLSAVSWGSTAAWAEGYFLASMKRVGQALELRLAIDALFDADPEALIAAAGDFNAVGLESPLRLVMADPDDTGNPALGHRRLRQLDAAVPEERRQTVVHRGRGHALDHILVSRELLFRARDIRVLNEGLADEVRDAGTPAEAGSFHAPVVATFEL; encoded by the coding sequence ATGCGCCTTGCCACCTTCAACCTGGAATCCTTCGGCGAGGACGACTTCGACGCCGAGGCGCTGCAGCCGCGGCTCGACGCGCTCCGCCCGACGCTGCTGGCGCTCAAGGCCGACGTCCTGTGCCTGCAGGAGGTCAACGCCCAGCGGCTGGAACGCAAAGGAACGCGGGTGTTCGCCGCGCTCGACGCGCTGGTTGCGGGCACCCCCTACGAGGACTTCTTCCGGGCCACCAGCCTGCGCCCGGACGGCACCGCGCCGGCCGACAAGCACAATCTCGCCGTGCTGTCGCGCTTTCCCGTGGTCTCGTCACGGACAATCCGCGAGGACCATGTCGAGCCGCCGCTGTGGCGGCCGCGCAGCGCCGACCCGTTGCCCGCCGGCCCCGAGCCGGTCGGCTTCGACCGGCCGCTGCTGCACGCCGCCCTCGACGTCGGTCTTCCGCGGCCGCTGCATGTGTTCTGCGTTCACCTGCGGGCGCCGATCGCTGCTCCGGTCGCCGGCGGCAAGCTCTCGGCGGTGAGCTGGGGCTCCACGGCGGCCTGGGCGGAGGGCTATTTCCTCGCCTCGATGAAGCGGGTCGGCCAGGCGCTCGAACTCCGCCTTGCCATCGATGCGCTGTTCGACGCCGACCCGGAGGCGCTGATCGCGGCGGCCGGCGACTTCAATGCCGTCGGCCTGGAAAGCCCGCTGCGCCTGGTCATGGCGGATCCCGACGACACCGGCAATCCTGCGCTCGGTCACCGGCGCCTGCGCCAGCTCGACGCGGCGGTGCCGGAAGAGCGGCGCCAGACCGTGGTGCATCGCGGGCGCGGCCACGCCCTCGACCACATCCTGGTCAGCCGCGAATTGCTGTTTCGCGCCCGCGACATCCGCGTGCTCAACGAGGGCCTGGCCGACGAGGTGCGCGACGCCGGCACGCCGGCCGAGGCCGGTTCTTTCCACGCCCCCGTGGTGGCGACCTTCGAGCTGTGA
- a CDS encoding GH25 family lysozyme, with the protein MLLKRLLAVLIPLVVVACAAYDIPDPTPEDFAIHGIDVSRYQGDIDWHAARRDGTAFAWIKATEGGDYVDPKFLHNWHAARAAGVPRGAYHFYYFCRPVEEQVAWFIENVPVDPHALPPVLDMEWNGHSKTCRLQPPAGKIIADMTYFLNAIEKHYGKRAVIYTTVDFHRDILVGAFTAHDFWIRSVASHPRHKYEKRDDWTFWQYTAEGTVAGIKGPVDRNVFFGSKSQWRKWLKGDLRKR; encoded by the coding sequence GTGTTGCTGAAGCGCCTGCTCGCCGTCCTGATCCCGCTCGTCGTCGTCGCCTGCGCGGCCTACGACATCCCGGACCCGACTCCGGAAGACTTCGCCATCCACGGCATCGACGTCTCGCGCTACCAGGGCGACATCGACTGGCACGCGGCGCGGCGCGACGGCACCGCCTTCGCATGGATCAAGGCGACCGAGGGCGGCGACTACGTCGACCCGAAGTTCCTGCACAACTGGCACGCCGCCCGGGCTGCCGGCGTGCCGCGCGGCGCCTATCACTTCTACTATTTCTGCCGTCCGGTCGAGGAACAGGTCGCCTGGTTCATCGAGAACGTACCGGTCGATCCGCATGCCCTGCCGCCGGTGCTGGACATGGAATGGAACGGCCATTCCAAGACCTGCCGGCTACAACCGCCGGCCGGCAAGATCATCGCCGACATGACCTATTTCCTCAACGCGATCGAGAAGCACTACGGCAAGCGGGCGGTGATCTACACCACGGTCGATTTCCATCGCGACATCCTGGTCGGCGCCTTTACCGCGCACGATTTCTGGATCCGTTCGGTCGCCAGCCATCCGCGCCACAAGTACGAGAAGCGCGACGACTGGACCTTCTGGCAATACACCGCCGAAGGCACCGTGGCCGGCATCAAGGGCCCGGTCGACCGCAACGTGTTCTTCGGCAGCAAGTCGCAGTGGCGCAAGTGGCTGAAGGGCGATCTGCGCAAGAGATAG